In Acidovorax sp. 106, the following proteins share a genomic window:
- a CDS encoding PAS domain-containing sensor histidine kinase, with translation MKEALLADARLNTADAPFVRLWRGFLTGRVMIAVALLVLQILGQLFNQLSDPVLVAVCGAYLCATVLLRILGRHAPPAAGTGVQWLPSIGVDIAVVSALQLLHTGTMSFTPLFGLPILMAAVLGTLSLALGTTAAVTLLLLLWAWWSNTQSLSDDTQRYLQSALTGTGYFVVTYLVHQLATRLVGEQEVAQRNKMAAQVQTQVSALVIEHLSDGVLVVDESDVVRMANPAAQSLLGESQHTQLPFSLGRCEGWQPLVDLAHRTFDKEAPQTADVALLHPGESPTGLHARTWMTSTHADPQSRGERLCVMFLHDLRELEARLRTEKLAAMGRMSAAVAHEIRNPLAAIVQANALLEEDLQDPGQKRLAQMVQQNADRLARIAEEVLDIARVQHQANHAPASTLALDASVAQVWSDWCAQAPAKRQGQILLNAPMLHVEFDTEHLRRVLVNLLDNALRYMGPHEDSLLVQTRTSATGQITLQVWSDGAPMDKSVERHLFEPFFSSESRSSGLGLYICRELCQRHGASISYQRTHRTTARGNTGGNAFTVAFRRTTRPQEAATLFDSIVI, from the coding sequence ATGAAAGAAGCCCTATTGGCCGACGCCCGGCTGAACACTGCTGACGCGCCCTTTGTACGCCTGTGGCGCGGCTTTCTCACGGGACGGGTGATGATTGCCGTGGCTCTGCTGGTGCTGCAGATTCTGGGGCAGTTGTTCAACCAGCTCAGCGACCCTGTCTTGGTGGCGGTGTGTGGGGCCTATCTGTGCGCAACCGTCCTGCTGCGCATTCTGGGGCGCCATGCCCCCCCTGCTGCGGGTACGGGCGTACAGTGGCTTCCGTCCATCGGCGTGGACATTGCCGTGGTCAGCGCCCTGCAGCTCTTGCACACGGGCACCATGAGTTTCACACCCTTGTTCGGCCTGCCCATCTTGATGGCAGCCGTACTGGGCACCCTGAGCCTGGCGCTGGGCACCACCGCGGCCGTGACGTTGCTGCTGTTGCTGTGGGCTTGGTGGAGTAACACCCAATCGCTGAGCGACGACACCCAGCGCTACCTGCAAAGTGCGCTGACAGGCACCGGGTATTTTGTGGTGACCTACTTGGTGCACCAACTTGCCACCCGGCTGGTGGGCGAGCAGGAAGTCGCCCAGCGCAACAAGATGGCAGCGCAGGTGCAGACCCAGGTGAGTGCGCTGGTGATTGAGCATTTGAGCGACGGCGTGCTGGTGGTGGACGAAAGCGACGTGGTCCGCATGGCCAACCCGGCGGCCCAAAGCCTGCTGGGTGAGAGCCAGCACACCCAACTGCCTTTTTCTCTGGGCCGGTGCGAAGGCTGGCAGCCCCTGGTGGACCTAGCACACCGCACGTTTGACAAGGAAGCCCCCCAAACGGCCGACGTCGCACTGCTGCACCCTGGCGAAAGTCCCACCGGGCTGCATGCACGCACCTGGATGACATCCACCCACGCCGACCCGCAAAGCCGTGGAGAGCGCCTGTGCGTGATGTTCTTGCATGACCTTCGAGAACTGGAAGCGCGCCTGCGCACCGAAAAGTTGGCCGCCATGGGCCGCATGTCTGCGGCTGTGGCGCATGAAATCCGCAATCCGCTGGCCGCTATCGTCCAAGCCAACGCGCTGCTGGAAGAAGACCTGCAAGACCCTGGCCAAAAACGACTGGCACAAATGGTGCAGCAAAACGCCGACCGCTTGGCCCGCATCGCAGAGGAGGTACTGGACATTGCCCGCGTACAGCACCAGGCCAACCACGCACCGGCCTCCACGCTGGCGCTGGATGCCAGCGTGGCCCAAGTGTGGAGCGACTGGTGCGCCCAGGCCCCCGCCAAGCGCCAAGGGCAAATCCTGCTCAACGCACCGATGCTGCACGTAGAGTTCGATACCGAGCACCTGCGCCGGGTGCTGGTCAACCTGCTGGACAACGCCCTGCGCTACATGGGGCCACATGAAGACTCGCTACTGGTGCAGACCCGTACCAGTGCGACCGGACAGATTACGCTGCAGGTCTGGAGCGATGGGGCCCCCATGGACAAATCCGTGGAGCGCCACCTGTTCGAGCCCTTCTTCTCCTCAGAGAGCCGCTCCAGCGGCCTGGGCCTCTATATATGCCGCGAACTGTGCCAAAGGCACGGCGCCTCCATCAGCTACCAGCGCACCCACCGCACCACAGCGCGTGGCAACACCGGCGGCAATGCCTTCACCGTGGCGTTCAGGCGCACCACACGCCCCCAAGAAGCCGCCACGCTATTCGACTCCATCGTGATCTGA
- a CDS encoding ribonucleoside-diphosphate reductase subunit alpha: protein MQAALNTPATAHATPEEAAGDAANTAANAQGHYQIIRRNGAVVPFEAPKIAIALMKAFLAVHGTQGAASASVREVVDALTQGVSRALMRSRPGGGTFHIEDVQDQVELGLMRGGHHEVARAYVLYRERRTQERANLVKQHAPAVPVLHVLDNGQRVTLDLHRLQSLIESACVGLGKDIKADPIVAETMRNLYDGVPMDEVYKASILAARTLIEKDPDYTYATARLLLHTIVREVLGRDVTQDHMGAAYAEYFPQFIQKGVDNELLDARLLKFDLARLAAALKPQRDLQFDYLGLQTLYDRYFLHVRKSRIELPQAFFMRVAMGLSLNEKDPEARAIEFYEVLSSFDFMSSTPTLFNSGTLRSQLSSCYLTTVPDDLDGIYESIKENALLSKFAGGLGNDWTRVRALGSHIKGTNGESQGVVPFLKVVNDTAVAVNQGGKRKGAVCTYLETWHLDIEEFLELRKNTGDDRRRTHDMNTANWIPDLFMRRVMEKGTWTLFSPSNVPDLHDLFGADFEKAYVAYEAKAASGELKPSKTLQATDLWRKILTMLFETGHPWITFKDACNVRSPQQHAGVVHSSNLCTEITLNTSDTETAVCNLGSVNLRQHLKDGQIDHDKLKKTITVAMRMLDNVIDINYYAVTKARDSNLRHRPVGLGLMAFQDSLYELRIPYASQEAVEFADKSMEAICYYAYWASTELAKERGQYSSYKGSLWDRGILPFDTLDMLAQARGGYVEVDRSATLDWDALRKKIAQDGMRNSNCVAIAPTATISNIIGVDASIEPSFGNLSVKSNLSGEFTVINGGLVRDLKRLGLWDDVMIMDLKHFKGSLHPIDRVPADIKALYSTAFEVEPKWLVEAASRRQKWIDQAQSLNIYMAGASGKKLDDTYKLAWVRGLKTTYYLRTQSATHVEMSTVNTRQLNAVSSGTEGTSAHGAQAHSNAPEASAATTSAVPATDVQFTAIDDVACEACQ, encoded by the coding sequence ATGCAAGCTGCTTTGAACACGCCCGCCACCGCGCACGCCACCCCTGAAGAAGCCGCAGGCGACGCCGCCAACACGGCAGCCAACGCCCAAGGCCACTACCAGATCATCCGGCGCAACGGCGCGGTCGTGCCCTTCGAAGCACCCAAGATCGCCATCGCTCTGATGAAAGCCTTTTTGGCGGTGCATGGCACCCAAGGCGCAGCATCGGCCAGCGTGCGCGAGGTGGTGGACGCCTTGACGCAGGGCGTCAGCCGCGCGCTGATGCGCTCGCGCCCCGGCGGAGGTACCTTCCATATCGAAGACGTACAAGACCAGGTTGAGCTGGGCTTGATGCGCGGTGGACACCACGAAGTGGCCCGCGCCTATGTGCTGTACCGCGAGCGCCGCACGCAAGAGCGCGCCAATCTGGTCAAGCAACATGCCCCCGCCGTGCCTGTACTCCATGTGCTGGACAACGGCCAGCGCGTCACGCTGGACCTGCACCGCCTGCAGTCCCTGATCGAATCGGCCTGCGTTGGGCTGGGCAAAGATATCAAGGCGGACCCCATCGTGGCCGAGACCATGCGCAACCTCTATGACGGTGTGCCCATGGACGAGGTGTACAAGGCATCCATCCTGGCGGCCCGTACCCTGATCGAGAAAGACCCCGACTACACCTACGCCACAGCACGCTTGCTGCTGCATACCATCGTGCGCGAAGTGCTAGGCCGGGACGTCACGCAGGACCACATGGGCGCAGCATACGCCGAGTATTTCCCTCAGTTCATCCAAAAGGGTGTGGACAACGAACTGCTGGATGCACGCCTGCTGAAATTCGACCTGGCCCGTCTGGCGGCAGCCCTGAAGCCCCAGCGCGACCTGCAATTCGACTACCTGGGCCTGCAAACACTGTACGACCGCTACTTCCTGCATGTGCGCAAGAGCCGTATCGAGTTGCCCCAAGCCTTCTTCATGCGTGTGGCCATGGGCCTCTCGCTCAATGAAAAAGACCCGGAAGCCCGTGCCATCGAGTTCTACGAAGTGCTCTCCAGCTTCGACTTCATGTCCAGCACGCCAACGCTGTTCAACAGCGGCACGCTGCGCTCACAGCTGTCGAGTTGCTACCTGACCACGGTGCCCGACGACCTGGACGGCATCTACGAATCCATCAAGGAAAACGCCCTGCTGTCCAAGTTTGCGGGCGGCCTGGGCAACGACTGGACCCGCGTGCGCGCCCTGGGTTCACACATCAAGGGCACCAACGGCGAGTCCCAAGGCGTGGTGCCCTTCCTCAAGGTGGTCAACGATACGGCCGTGGCCGTGAACCAGGGCGGCAAACGCAAGGGCGCCGTCTGCACCTATCTGGAAACCTGGCATCTGGACATCGAAGAGTTCCTGGAGCTGCGCAAGAACACCGGCGACGACCGCCGCCGCACGCACGACATGAACACGGCCAACTGGATCCCCGACCTGTTCATGCGCCGCGTGATGGAAAAGGGCACCTGGACCCTGTTCTCCCCATCCAACGTGCCCGATCTGCACGACCTGTTTGGCGCAGACTTTGAAAAGGCCTACGTGGCCTATGAGGCCAAGGCTGCCAGCGGCGAACTCAAGCCCAGCAAGACCTTGCAGGCGACCGACCTGTGGCGCAAGATTTTGACCATGCTGTTTGAAACAGGCCATCCCTGGATCACCTTCAAGGACGCCTGCAATGTGCGTTCGCCCCAGCAGCACGCTGGCGTGGTGCACTCGTCCAACCTGTGCACGGAAATCACGCTCAACACGAGTGACACCGAAACGGCCGTGTGCAACCTCGGCTCGGTCAACCTGCGCCAGCACTTGAAGGATGGCCAGATCGATCACGACAAGCTGAAGAAAACCATCACGGTGGCCATGCGCATGCTGGACAACGTCATCGACATCAACTACTACGCCGTAACGAAAGCCCGCGACTCCAACCTGCGCCACCGTCCGGTGGGCCTGGGGCTCATGGCCTTCCAGGACAGCTTGTATGAGTTGCGCATTCCCTACGCATCCCAAGAAGCCGTCGAGTTCGCCGACAAGTCGATGGAAGCCATCTGCTACTACGCCTACTGGGCATCGACCGAGCTGGCCAAGGAACGCGGCCAGTACTCCAGCTACAAAGGCTCGCTGTGGGACCGCGGCATCCTGCCCTTCGACACACTGGACATGCTGGCGCAAGCCCGTGGTGGCTATGTGGAAGTGGACCGCTCGGCCACACTGGACTGGGATGCGCTGCGCAAGAAGATTGCACAGGACGGCATGCGCAACTCCAATTGCGTTGCCATTGCGCCTACGGCCACCATCTCCAACATCATCGGCGTGGATGCCTCGATCGAGCCATCGTTTGGCAATCTGTCGGTCAAGTCCAATCTGTCGGGTGAGTTCACCGTGATCAACGGCGGCCTGGTGCGCGACCTCAAGCGCCTGGGCCTGTGGGACGACGTGATGATCATGGACCTCAAGCACTTCAAGGGATCGCTCCACCCCATCGACCGCGTGCCCGCCGACATCAAGGCGCTGTACTCCACCGCTTTCGAAGTGGAACCGAAGTGGCTGGTGGAAGCGGCCTCGCGCCGCCAAAAGTGGATCGACCAGGCCCAGAGCCTGAACATCTACATGGCCGGTGCATCGGGCAAAAAGCTGGACGACACCTACAAGCTCGCATGGGTGCGTGGCCTCAAGACCACCTACTACCTGCGCACGCAAAGCGCGACACACGTGGAAATGAGCACCGTGAATACGCGCCAGCTCAATGCCGTCTCGTCCGGTACCGAAGGCACTTCGGCCCACGGCGCGCAAGCCCACAGCAACGCACCCGAAGCCTCTGCCGCAACCACATCAGCAGTGCCAGCCACCGACGTTCAATTCACGGCGATTGACGACGTGGCTTGCGAGGCGTGCCAGTAA
- a CDS encoding ribonucleotide-diphosphate reductase subunit beta — MLTWDEEVKPSSQNQTDGGLQNNRQAEQSPLPSESTTPQPANSAQQAPAATHRRVNAADKRIINGQTDVNQLVPFKYKWAWEKYLATCANHWMPQEVNMTRDIALWKDPNGLTDDERRIIKRNLGFFVTADSLAANNIVLGTYRHITAPECRQFLLRQAFEEAIHTHAYQYIVESLGLDESEIFNAYNEVQSIRDKDEFLIPFIEAIMDPNFHTGTLETDQTLLKSLIVFACLMEGLFFYVGFTQILALGRQNKMTGAAEQYQYILRDESMHCNFGIDLINQLKLENPHLWTPEFKAEINALFMKAVELEYRYAEDTMPRGVLGMNASMFKGYLRYIANRRATQIGLETLFPNEENPFPWMSEMIDLKKERNFFETRVIEYQSGGALSWD, encoded by the coding sequence ATGCTGACCTGGGACGAAGAAGTCAAGCCCTCATCGCAAAATCAAACGGACGGCGGTCTGCAAAACAACCGCCAGGCAGAGCAGTCTCCGCTGCCTTCTGAGTCCACGACACCGCAGCCTGCAAACAGTGCACAGCAGGCCCCTGCTGCCACACACCGCCGTGTCAATGCAGCAGACAAGCGCATCATCAACGGCCAGACGGACGTCAACCAGCTGGTCCCATTCAAGTACAAGTGGGCTTGGGAAAAATACCTCGCCACCTGCGCCAACCACTGGATGCCGCAAGAGGTGAACATGACGCGCGACATCGCGTTGTGGAAAGATCCGAATGGGCTGACCGATGACGAGCGCCGCATCATCAAGCGCAACCTCGGCTTCTTTGTGACCGCCGACTCGCTGGCCGCCAACAACATCGTGCTGGGCACCTACCGCCACATCACTGCGCCTGAATGCCGCCAGTTCCTGCTGCGCCAGGCGTTTGAAGAAGCCATCCACACCCATGCCTACCAGTACATCGTGGAGTCGCTGGGCCTGGATGAAAGCGAAATCTTCAACGCGTACAACGAAGTCCAGTCCATTCGTGACAAAGACGAGTTCCTGATTCCCTTCATCGAAGCGATCATGGATCCGAACTTCCACACCGGTACGCTCGAAACCGATCAGACACTGCTCAAGTCCCTGATCGTTTTTGCCTGCCTGATGGAAGGGCTGTTCTTCTACGTCGGATTCACTCAGATTTTGGCGCTGGGTCGGCAGAACAAGATGACCGGCGCGGCCGAGCAATACCAGTACATCCTGCGCGACGAGTCGATGCACTGCAACTTCGGCATCGACTTAATCAACCAGCTGAAGCTGGAAAACCCACACCTCTGGACCCCAGAGTTCAAGGCCGAGATCAATGCCCTGTTCATGAAGGCCGTGGAACTGGAATACCGTTACGCCGAAGACACCATGCCGCGTGGCGTGCTGGGCATGAATGCGTCGATGTTCAAAGGCTACCTGCGCTACATCGCCAATCGCCGCGCCACCCAGATCGGCCTGGAGACCCTCTTCCCGAACGAAGAGAACCCCTTCCCATGGATGAGCGAGATGATCGATCTGAAGAAGGAACGCAACTTCTTTGAAACCCGGGTCATCGAGTACCAGTCGGGCGGTGCCCTGTCTTGGGACTGA
- a CDS encoding carbohydrate kinase family protein yields the protein MAALICGSLAFDTIMTFEGRFAEQILPDQLHILNVSFLVPSLRRDFGGCAGNIAYSLKLLGGEALPMATLGTDGAEYLQRLSALGISDQFVKQVDGTYTAQAMIMTDRDNNQITAFHPGAMMQAHVTRITADPRIRLGIISPDGRDAMLEHAAQFVAAGIPFVFDPGQGLPMFNGAELSQFIEQATWVTVNDYEGKMLCDRTGLSLSDISRKVQGLVVTLGAEGVDVWVAGECTRVAPAQPAAVVDPTGCGDAWRGALLFGLEQGWPLVRCAELGNRVGALKIAQRGPQNYTLDFSPAEYA from the coding sequence ATGGCTGCTCTCATTTGTGGTTCTCTGGCGTTCGACACCATCATGACCTTCGAGGGGCGCTTTGCGGAGCAGATCCTTCCGGACCAGTTGCACATCTTGAACGTCTCCTTCCTGGTGCCGTCTTTGCGCCGTGACTTTGGGGGGTGTGCGGGCAATATCGCCTACAGCCTGAAGCTGCTGGGTGGCGAGGCTTTGCCGATGGCCACCTTGGGAACGGATGGTGCTGAGTACCTGCAGCGCCTGTCGGCTTTGGGCATCAGCGACCAGTTTGTGAAGCAGGTGGATGGCACCTACACAGCGCAGGCCATGATCATGACCGACCGTGACAACAACCAGATCACGGCATTTCACCCAGGGGCCATGATGCAGGCGCATGTGACCCGCATCACTGCGGATCCTCGGATCCGGCTTGGCATCATTTCGCCGGACGGTCGCGATGCCATGCTTGAGCACGCAGCACAGTTTGTGGCGGCGGGTATCCCCTTCGTTTTCGATCCAGGCCAAGGCTTGCCCATGTTCAATGGTGCTGAGCTGTCTCAGTTCATCGAGCAGGCGACTTGGGTCACGGTAAACGACTATGAAGGCAAGATGCTGTGCGACCGCACGGGCCTGAGTCTGTCGGACATTTCGCGCAAGGTACAGGGCTTGGTCGTCACGCTGGGAGCCGAGGGGGTGGATGTGTGGGTGGCCGGCGAATGCACCCGTGTGGCACCTGCTCAGCCTGCGGCGGTGGTGGACCCCACGGGTTGTGGCGATGCGTGGCGCGGTGCGTTGCTGTTCGGCTTGGAGCAGGGTTGGCCGCTCGTACGCTGTGCCGAGTTGGGTAACCGGGTGGGGGCGCTCAAGATTGCGCAGCGCGGCCCGCAGAACTACACCCTGGATTTCTCCCCGGCAGAATACGCCTGA
- a CDS encoding histone: MATAKKPAVKKAAPVKKAAAPAKKAAAPAKKAAAPAKKAAAPAKKAAAPAKKAAAPAKKAAAPAKKAAAPAKKAAAPAKKAAAPAKKAAAPAKKAAAPAKKAAAPAKKAAAPAKKAAAPAKKAAAPAKKAAAPAKKAAAPAKKAAAPAKKAAAPAKKAAAPAKKAAAPAKKAAAPAKKAAAPAKKAAAAKKVVKAPAVTAAPAAQTTLNPQAAWPFPTGSKP; the protein is encoded by the coding sequence ATGGCAACTGCGAAAAAACCGGCCGTAAAGAAAGCCGCCCCTGTGAAGAAGGCTGCTGCTCCAGCGAAGAAGGCTGCTGCTCCAGCGAAGAAGGCTGCTGCTCCAGCGAAGAAGGCTGCTGCTCCAGCGAAGAAGGCTGCTGCCCCAGCGAAGAAGGCTGCTGCTCCAGCGAAGAAGGCTGCTGCTCCAGCGAAGAAGGCTGCTGCCCCAGCGAAGAAGGCTGCTGCTCCAGCGAAGAAGGCTGCTGCTCCAGCGAAGAAGGCTGCTGCTCCAGCGAAGAAGGCTGCTGCTCCAGCGAAGAAGGCTGCTGCTCCAGCGAAGAAGGCTGCTGCTCCAGCGAAGAAAGCTGCTGCTCCAGCGAAGAAAGCTGCGGCTCCAGCAAAGAAGGCTGCTGCTCCAGCGAAGAAGGCTGCTGCTCCAGCGAAGAAGGCTGCTGCTCCAGCGAAGAAAGCTGCTGCTCCAGCGAAGAAAGCTGCTGCTCCAGCAAAGAAGGCTGCTGCTCCAGCAAAGAAGGCTGCTGCTCCAGCGAAGAAGGCTGCTGCTCCAGCAAAGAAGGCTGCTGCTGCAAAGAAAGTGGTGAAGGCTCCTGCCGTGACTGCAGCCCCTGCTGCTCAAACCACACTGAACCCCCAAGCTGCTTGGCCATTTCCTACAGGCTCCAAGCCCTAA
- the ampD gene encoding 1,6-anhydro-N-acetylmuramyl-L-alanine amidase AmpD, with translation MAAPPSADLWDGGWHRDAVRLPSSNYGPRPADARQSVDLVVVHSISLPPGHYGTGAVQQLFTNTLDWDVHPYFQQIRGLQVSAHFFIERSGRLWQFVDCDQRAWHAGQSAYRGRTNCNDDSIGIELEGLEGHRFESAQYLTLAALCHALAERYPLRYLAGHEHVAPGRKQDPGPGFDWRKLAELLAKSTLDLPSQVPPT, from the coding sequence ATGGCCGCACCCCCATCGGCAGACCTGTGGGACGGTGGCTGGCACCGCGATGCCGTGCGCCTACCCTCCTCCAACTACGGCCCCCGCCCTGCGGACGCTAGGCAGTCGGTGGACTTGGTCGTGGTGCATTCCATCAGCCTCCCGCCCGGGCACTACGGCACCGGGGCCGTGCAGCAGTTGTTCACCAACACCCTGGACTGGGATGTCCATCCCTATTTCCAGCAGATCCGTGGATTGCAGGTGTCGGCCCACTTCTTTATTGAGCGCAGTGGACGACTGTGGCAGTTTGTGGACTGCGATCAACGGGCGTGGCACGCAGGCCAGTCGGCCTATCGCGGCAGAACCAACTGCAACGATGACTCGATTGGCATTGAACTGGAAGGGCTGGAGGGGCATCGTTTTGAGTCTGCACAGTACCTCACCCTGGCAGCGCTTTGCCATGCCTTGGCCGAACGTTACCCCCTGCGCTATCTGGCAGGGCATGAGCATGTGGCCCCCGGGCGCAAGCAAGACCCAGGGCCTGGATTCGATTGGCGCAAACTGGCCGAACTTCTCGCCAAAAGCACCCTGGACCTCCCCAGTCAAGTGCCCCCCACCTAA
- a CDS encoding sigma-54 dependent transcriptional regulator encodes MNATAASILVIDDEPDLRTLYELTLLREGYRVETASTVQEAREQLKGRPFDVVITDMRLPDGFGMEILQDLRDQQRRERCVVMTAYGSAENAVEALRSGAFDYLTKPVDLKQFRSVVASAVQGTGATPAPRAPRAGSTQRSSVSGGEQAATATGIVPAALARMVGDSEAMRNVKQRIAKVARGMAPVLVHGESGTGKELVAQALHACSQRSDGPCIAVNCGAIPENLLEAEFFGARKGSYTGANQDRDGYFQAARGGTLFLDEIGDLPLAMQSKLLRAIQERSVRPLGSTQEETVDVRIVSATHRDLAADVQTGRFRQDLYYRLNVIEIVIPPLRERREDLPALCTTLLARISQESGMPVPRLNEAALQAIASHPLTGNVRELENLLHRAVALSEGDELQVEWQGDAASAQPSARPEPTLDQHPHSAPHSAADCPALPNDLQAWLDQQERDILVRALKESGFNRTATAARLGISLRQIRYRIARLNIAVPNDQDFLDEIG; translated from the coding sequence ATGAACGCCACCGCTGCCTCCATTTTGGTCATTGATGACGAGCCCGACCTGCGCACACTGTACGAGTTGACCTTGTTGCGCGAGGGCTACCGCGTCGAGACCGCCTCGACCGTGCAAGAGGCGCGTGAACAACTCAAGGGCCGCCCCTTTGATGTGGTGATCACCGACATGCGCCTGCCTGACGGCTTTGGCATGGAGATCCTGCAAGACCTGCGCGACCAGCAACGCCGCGAACGCTGTGTGGTCATGACCGCCTATGGGTCGGCAGAGAACGCGGTAGAGGCACTGCGGTCAGGCGCGTTTGATTACCTGACCAAGCCGGTCGATCTCAAGCAGTTCCGCTCGGTCGTGGCCTCTGCGGTGCAGGGCACCGGAGCGACACCCGCCCCCCGAGCCCCCAGAGCGGGCTCCACCCAGCGCTCGTCGGTCTCTGGTGGCGAACAGGCTGCGACTGCCACAGGAATCGTGCCCGCAGCGCTGGCACGCATGGTGGGCGACTCCGAAGCCATGCGCAACGTCAAGCAGCGCATCGCCAAGGTCGCGCGCGGGATGGCGCCCGTGTTGGTGCACGGCGAATCGGGCACCGGCAAGGAGCTGGTGGCCCAAGCCTTGCACGCCTGCAGCCAACGCTCGGATGGCCCCTGCATCGCCGTGAATTGCGGCGCCATCCCGGAAAACCTGCTCGAAGCGGAGTTCTTTGGCGCGCGCAAGGGGTCGTACACCGGCGCCAACCAGGACCGGGACGGCTACTTCCAGGCGGCGCGGGGCGGCACACTGTTTCTGGATGAGATCGGCGACCTCCCGCTGGCCATGCAGTCGAAACTTCTGCGCGCGATCCAGGAGCGCAGCGTGCGCCCCCTGGGTTCGACCCAAGAGGAGACAGTGGATGTGCGCATCGTCAGTGCCACCCACCGCGATTTGGCCGCCGATGTCCAAACCGGGCGCTTTCGCCAGGACTTGTACTACCGCCTGAATGTGATCGAGATCGTGATTCCGCCACTGCGTGAGCGCCGGGAGGACTTGCCCGCCCTGTGCACCACCTTGCTGGCGCGCATCAGCCAAGAGTCCGGCATGCCCGTGCCCCGACTGAACGAAGCAGCCTTGCAGGCCATCGCCTCACACCCCCTGACAGGCAACGTGCGTGAGCTGGAAAACCTGCTGCACCGCGCCGTGGCGCTGAGCGAAGGGGACGAACTGCAAGTGGAGTGGCAAGGCGACGCCGCATCCGCGCAACCCTCAGCCCGCCCCGAGCCCACGCTCGACCAACACCCCCACAGCGCGCCGCATTCGGCGGCAGATTGCCCCGCCTTGCCCAACGATTTGCAGGCCTGGCTCGACCAGCAGGAGCGGGACATCCTCGTTCGGGCGCTGAAAGAGTCCGGATTCAACCGCACCGCCACGGCCGCGCGGCTGGGCATCAGCCTGCGCCAGATTCGCTACCGCATCGCCCGGCTGAACATTGCAGTGCCCAACGACCAGGACTTTCTGGACGAGATCGGCTGA